Proteins found in one Flavobacteriales bacterium genomic segment:
- a CDS encoding cytochrome C oxidase subunit IV family protein → MERDDIIEYSLHTHHSEEEGKKIRAKIWKVTAILTLITTVEIIVGIYAPRYLVTPTVWLLIKFGYIGLTILKAAYIVLVFMHLGDERKNLRWVILAPYGLFILYLIFIVLTEGTYVNGVWNTLM, encoded by the coding sequence ATGGAAAGAGATGACATCATAGAATATTCCCTTCATACACATCACAGTGAAGAAGAAGGAAAAAAAATCAGAGCTAAAATCTGGAAAGTAACTGCGATTTTAACGTTGATTACAACAGTAGAAATTATTGTTGGTATTTACGCTCCACGTTATTTGGTTACACCAACTGTTTGGTTGCTGATTAAGTTTGGCTATATCGGGTTAACCATTTTAAAAGCTGCATACATTGTTTTAGTATTTATGCACCTTGGTGATGAGCGCAAAAACCTTCGTTGGGTAATTTTAGCTCCTTACGGATTATTTATTCTTTACCTCATATTCATCGTACTTACAGAAGGTACGTATGTAAATGGAGTTTGGAACACTTTGATGTAA
- a CDS encoding SCO family protein: MIRSLTKLLVVLLFFACSSAEKNKSGLPHLGFHEVDPNHPGDTIYHTVPPFAFMDQHGEMISNENVKGKIYLANFFFTSCPTICPKMMSQLKRVHKLTEDSEIIILSHSIDPKRDSVERLKKYADDNGITSPNWHLLTGDGEEIYTLGMEGYNLSAMEDSTADGGYLHSEMVVLVDKEGHLRGMYEGTETKAMDRLLEDLKKLEKEYEQH; this comes from the coding sequence ATGATCAGAAGCTTAACTAAATTATTAGTTGTTTTGCTTTTTTTTGCCTGTAGCAGTGCTGAAAAAAATAAAAGCGGACTTCCACACCTTGGTTTTCACGAAGTAGATCCAAATCACCCGGGTGATACCATTTATCACACTGTGCCTCCATTTGCATTTATGGATCAACATGGCGAAATGATCAGCAATGAAAATGTAAAGGGGAAAATTTATCTGGCAAATTTCTTCTTTACGTCGTGCCCAACGATTTGTCCTAAAATGATGTCGCAACTAAAACGAGTGCATAAACTAACCGAAGATTCAGAAATCATTATTTTATCCCATTCCATCGACCCTAAACGTGATTCCGTTGAGCGATTAAAAAAATACGCAGATGATAATGGAATAACATCTCCGAATTGGCATTTACTTACCGGTGATGGCGAGGAAATTTATACGCTTGGAATGGAAGGTTATAATTTAAGCGCCATGGAAGATTCAACAGCAGATGGCGGTTATCTCCATTCAGAAATGGTGGTGCTGGTAGATAAGGAAGGCCATTTGCGAGGAATGTATGAGGGGACCGAAACAAAAGCGATGGACCGTTTGTTGGAAGATTTGAAAAAGCTTGAAAAGGAATATGAACAACACTGA
- a CDS encoding DUF420 domain-containing protein, translating to MNNTEVTPIDYEKKYKGLILTLSIVIPVAVAALFRIKIDGIDTSILPPIYAGINGLTALLLVVAVMAIKKGNRKLHERLIKLSIALSVLFLVLYVLRHMTSDPTPYEGSGALKVIYYFILITHIALSVAIIPLVLFTYVKAWSGKFEAHKKWARVTFPIWLYVAVTGVIVYLMISPYYSA from the coding sequence ATGAACAACACTGAAGTTACCCCCATCGATTACGAGAAAAAATACAAGGGTTTAATCCTTACGCTTTCCATTGTTATTCCTGTAGCCGTAGCTGCGCTCTTCCGAATTAAAATAGATGGAATTGACACTTCCATTTTACCTCCTATTTATGCCGGAATTAACGGATTAACAGCTCTTCTTTTAGTAGTGGCCGTAATGGCAATTAAAAAAGGCAACCGAAAACTGCATGAGCGCCTGATTAAGTTGAGTATTGCTCTGTCGGTATTATTTCTGGTTTTATATGTTTTACGACATATGACGAGTGATCCAACACCGTATGAAGGTTCAGGAGCATTAAAAGTCATTTATTATTTTATTCTAATCACTCACATTGCTTTGTCAGTTGCTATTATTCCTCTGGTATTATTTACGTATGTAAAGGCCTGGAGTGGCAAATTTGAGGCACATAAGAAATGGGCCAGGGTTACTTTCCCCATCTGGTTGTATGTGGCCGTTACTGGTGTTATCGTTTATTTGATGATCAGTCCGTATTATTCTGCCTGA
- the metH gene encoding methionine synthase: protein MKHLIEELLEKRVLVIDGAMGTMIQRYKLEEEDFRGDRFKNHSHSLKGNNDLLALTRPDILTAIHLQYLEAGADIIETNTFSGTSIAQADYKLESAVYDINFLSAKAAVAAVEAFYQKNPEAKLNRPRFVAGAMGPTNRTASLSPDVNDPGFRAITFDQLVEAYAEQVKALMDGGVDLLLVETVFDTLNAKAALFAIQSVFKQLNRELPIMVSGTITDASGRTLSGQTVEAFLNSVSHVKLLSIGLNCALGAKDMRPYLEELSEKSPFYISSYPNAGLPNQFGEYDETPHEMACTIHDFLDAGFVNIVGGCCGTTPDHIAHIAKHAEKAVPRKRPRIQPYLRLSGLEALTLRPESNFMNVGERTNVTGSRKFARLIIEGNYDEALSIARDQVEGGAQVIDVNMDEGMLDAVEAMTKFLHLVASEPDIAKVPVMIDSSKFHVIEAGLKCIQGKGIVNSISLKEGEKSFIEHADLIKQYGAAVIVMAFDEKGQADTYERRIEICKRAYDILTKVVHFPAQDIIFDPNIFPVATGMEEHRKNALDFFNATKWIKENLPLAKVSGGVSNVSFSFRGNDVVREAIHSAFLFHAVKAGMDMGIVNPSQLQVYDDIPKELLQLVEDVLLDRNDDATEKLIAYAEQLKGTKNATKEKDEEWRKGSVEERLSHALVKGIVEHIDEDTEEARLKYGEPLKVIEGPLMDGMNVVGDLFGAGKMFLPQVVKSARVMKKAVAYLQPYIEAEKNANSKAAGKILLATVKGDVHDIGKNIVGVVLGCNNYEVIDMGVMVPAEKILETARKENVDVIGLSGLITPSLDEMVHVAKEMQREGFTIPLLIGGATTSKVHTAVKIEGAYPAGQTVHVLDASRSVPVVGSLLGAGKGAFVDQIKSEYQKLREHHEKHRGSKTYLSLEDARKNKFSIDWNAFTPASPKNLGVQKFSSVSLEKLVPYIDWTPFFQTWELAGRYPKILEDEVVGAEAKRLFDDAQKMLQRIISEQWISANAVIGIWPANSNGKEDIEIYSNEDRNELLANSHQLRQQLKKADGANNMCLADFIAPKSSGKKDYIGGFVVTAGLGIEKWIEKFEKDHDDYSSILLKALADRFAEALAEYMHEKVRKEIWAYSTSENLANEDLINENYQGIRPAPGYPACPDHTEKKTLFRLLDAEKNSGVELTESLAMYPAASVSGWYFAHPDSKYFGIGQIQKDQAEDLAMRKAEDLSMIERWLSPVLGY from the coding sequence ATGAAACATTTGATTGAAGAATTACTCGAAAAACGAGTTTTGGTTATCGATGGTGCCATGGGGACCATGATTCAGCGTTATAAACTGGAGGAAGAAGATTTTCGCGGCGATCGATTTAAAAACCACAGCCATTCCCTGAAGGGGAATAACGATTTATTAGCGCTTACCCGACCTGATATTTTAACAGCTATTCATCTGCAATACCTCGAAGCAGGTGCTGATATTATCGAAACCAATACCTTCTCCGGAACCAGTATTGCACAGGCTGATTATAAACTGGAATCTGCGGTTTATGATATCAATTTTCTTTCTGCTAAAGCTGCAGTAGCAGCCGTTGAAGCATTCTATCAGAAAAATCCGGAAGCAAAATTGAATCGCCCGCGTTTCGTTGCCGGGGCAATGGGACCCACCAACCGCACCGCTTCTTTATCTCCGGACGTAAATGATCCGGGATTCCGAGCCATTACATTTGATCAGTTGGTAGAAGCTTATGCCGAACAAGTAAAAGCATTAATGGATGGAGGGGTTGATTTGTTGCTGGTGGAAACCGTGTTTGATACCCTTAACGCAAAGGCTGCTTTATTTGCTATTCAGAGCGTTTTTAAGCAACTGAACAGGGAATTACCAATCATGGTGTCGGGAACAATTACGGATGCAAGCGGGAGAACTTTATCGGGACAAACGGTAGAGGCATTTTTGAATTCTGTTTCACATGTGAAATTATTGAGCATCGGATTAAACTGTGCACTTGGAGCAAAGGATATGCGTCCCTACCTCGAAGAACTCTCCGAAAAATCTCCTTTTTATATTTCATCCTATCCTAATGCAGGATTACCCAATCAATTTGGTGAATACGATGAAACACCTCATGAAATGGCCTGTACCATTCATGACTTTTTAGATGCTGGATTTGTAAATATTGTTGGCGGTTGTTGCGGTACAACACCGGACCACATCGCTCATATTGCAAAACATGCTGAAAAGGCTGTGCCCAGAAAGCGACCACGTATCCAACCCTATTTGCGCTTAAGCGGACTGGAGGCATTAACGCTTCGTCCCGAAAGCAATTTTATGAATGTTGGAGAACGCACCAATGTAACCGGATCGCGAAAATTTGCGCGACTGATTATTGAAGGTAATTATGATGAAGCACTTTCTATTGCACGTGATCAGGTAGAAGGAGGAGCACAAGTGATTGATGTCAACATGGACGAAGGCATGCTTGATGCAGTAGAAGCCATGACGAAATTCCTTCATCTGGTGGCTTCTGAACCGGATATCGCTAAAGTTCCGGTAATGATCGACTCCTCTAAATTTCATGTTATAGAGGCAGGACTAAAATGCATCCAGGGCAAAGGCATTGTTAATTCCATTTCTTTAAAAGAAGGAGAAAAATCATTTATTGAACATGCGGATCTGATTAAACAGTATGGTGCCGCTGTTATAGTAATGGCATTTGATGAGAAGGGACAGGCAGATACTTATGAACGCAGGATTGAAATTTGTAAACGTGCTTATGATATTCTCACGAAGGTGGTACATTTCCCGGCGCAGGATATCATTTTCGATCCAAATATTTTTCCGGTGGCAACAGGAATGGAAGAGCACCGAAAAAATGCGCTTGATTTTTTTAATGCAACGAAGTGGATTAAAGAAAACCTTCCATTAGCGAAAGTAAGTGGTGGAGTAAGTAATGTTTCCTTTTCCTTCCGCGGAAACGATGTTGTGCGTGAGGCGATTCATTCAGCATTTCTTTTTCACGCCGTGAAAGCAGGAATGGATATGGGGATTGTAAATCCTTCGCAACTTCAGGTGTATGATGATATTCCAAAGGAATTACTCCAATTGGTTGAAGATGTTTTGCTGGATCGCAACGACGATGCAACTGAAAAATTAATTGCCTATGCGGAACAATTAAAAGGAACTAAAAATGCTACTAAAGAAAAAGATGAGGAATGGCGCAAAGGAAGTGTGGAAGAACGCTTGTCGCATGCATTAGTTAAAGGGATTGTAGAGCATATTGACGAAGACACTGAAGAAGCGCGATTAAAGTACGGCGAGCCTCTAAAAGTGATTGAAGGTCCACTCATGGATGGAATGAATGTTGTGGGAGATTTGTTCGGTGCAGGAAAGATGTTTTTGCCTCAGGTGGTAAAAAGTGCCCGCGTTATGAAAAAGGCTGTCGCTTATTTGCAACCTTATATTGAAGCAGAAAAAAATGCGAATTCCAAAGCGGCCGGAAAAATTTTATTAGCTACAGTGAAAGGAGATGTACACGATATTGGGAAAAATATTGTTGGTGTAGTGCTTGGATGTAATAATTACGAAGTCATAGATATGGGTGTGATGGTTCCGGCTGAGAAAATTCTGGAAACCGCCCGTAAAGAAAATGTGGATGTAATTGGATTGTCAGGATTAATTACACCTTCGCTTGACGAAATGGTGCACGTAGCAAAAGAAATGCAGCGGGAAGGATTTACCATTCCCTTGCTGATCGGAGGAGCTACCACATCAAAAGTTCACACCGCGGTGAAGATAGAAGGGGCATATCCTGCAGGACAAACCGTTCATGTGCTGGATGCGTCACGTTCTGTACCCGTTGTAGGAAGTTTGCTAGGTGCCGGCAAAGGAGCGTTTGTTGATCAGATAAAATCTGAATATCAAAAATTAAGAGAACATCATGAAAAACACCGTGGTTCCAAAACGTATCTGAGTTTGGAAGACGCAAGGAAAAATAAATTTTCAATTGATTGGAACGCGTTTACTCCTGCATCACCTAAGAATTTAGGTGTTCAGAAATTTTCTTCCGTTTCGCTGGAGAAACTGGTTCCTTATATCGACTGGACTCCGTTCTTTCAAACCTGGGAATTGGCCGGACGTTATCCAAAAATTCTAGAAGATGAGGTTGTAGGCGCAGAAGCAAAACGATTGTTTGATGATGCTCAAAAAATGCTTCAGCGGATTATTTCCGAACAATGGATTTCTGCTAATGCTGTTATTGGAATCTGGCCGGCAAACAGCAACGGAAAAGAAGATATTGAAATTTATTCCAACGAAGACAGGAATGAACTTCTTGCCAATAGTCATCAGCTACGTCAGCAGTTAAAGAAAGCCGATGGAGCGAACAATATGTGTCTTGCCGACTTCATTGCGCCGAAGTCCTCAGGAAAAAAAGATTACATCGGTGGATTTGTCGTTACGGCCGGATTGGGGATTGAGAAATGGATTGAGAAGTTTGAAAAAGATCATGATGATTATTCAAGCATATTATTAAAGGCGTTGGCGGATCGCTTTGCTGAAGCCTTGGCTGAGTATATGCATGAAAAGGTGCGGAAGGAAATTTGGGCTTATTCAACTTCCGAAAATCTCGCGAACGAAGATTTAATCAACGAAAACTATCAGGGCATTCGTCCTGCACCGGGATATCCTGCTTGTCCGGACCATACCGAGAAGAAAACGCTTTTCCGCTTATTGGATGCAGAAAAAAACAGTGGGGTAGAACTCACAGAATCGCTGGCGATGTATCCTGCTGCTTCGGTAAGCGGATGGTATTTTGCTCATCCGGATTCGAAGTATTTTGGAATTGGTCAAATACAAAAGGACCAGGCTGAGGATCTCGCTATGCGTAAGGCAGAAGATCTAAGCATGATTGAACGTTGGTTGAGTCCTGTATTGGGATATTGA
- a CDS encoding lysophospholipid acyltransferase family protein produces MIYSFLKLLFRITVKAFFKHQETINIEHIPVKGPVILVANHPSTFMDPIIIATKVPREVSFIAKSTAFKSKFTSWILPKFNMIPVFRAQDDPSQMHKNQQTFEKVFQLLERNGCILIFPEGISLTERKLKEIKTGAARMALGAEARNNFSLGVKILPIGLTYSDQHSFQSDLLVRIGEPIELINYKDSYNTDPLAAGKQITEEIRVRLEKLTIDIQDEEVDLFVKDVETVYKSQLIRDMGFSKEIPEHDYIVTKLIYKRIHYYLETDPDRVSKVRQYMDNYKRLLNKLNLEDHIIRGKRRRSSAILNFIGLFLYFLIGFPLFVFGTFNNYIPYKLPYRIAIWSKVEAQYIGAIMMVSGTFVFLIFYLLQIYLVQWWISDWRVTAVYTLVLPLSGLFAYNYWKAFTQLRRKWHFISLFMKKKELVSQLITMRTQIMDELEKGRKEYDKAHPVAPVQ; encoded by the coding sequence ATGATATATTCATTTTTAAAGTTGTTGTTCCGCATTACGGTAAAAGCTTTTTTTAAGCACCAGGAAACAATCAACATCGAACATATTCCGGTAAAGGGTCCGGTGATATTGGTTGCCAATCACCCCAGTACATTTATGGACCCCATCATCATTGCTACTAAGGTTCCTCGTGAGGTTTCTTTTATTGCGAAATCAACGGCTTTTAAATCGAAATTTACCTCCTGGATTTTGCCCAAATTCAACATGATTCCGGTATTCAGAGCTCAGGATGATCCTTCTCAAATGCACAAAAACCAACAAACCTTCGAAAAGGTCTTTCAATTATTGGAACGAAATGGTTGCATATTGATTTTCCCTGAAGGAATTAGTCTTACTGAACGTAAATTAAAAGAAATAAAAACCGGTGCCGCTCGAATGGCCCTGGGTGCTGAGGCCAGAAATAATTTTTCGTTGGGCGTGAAAATATTACCAATTGGGTTGACCTATTCCGATCAGCATAGTTTTCAAAGTGATCTTTTAGTTCGCATTGGTGAACCCATCGAATTAATTAACTATAAAGATAGTTATAACACCGATCCTCTTGCAGCAGGTAAACAGATTACCGAAGAAATCCGGGTTCGACTTGAAAAATTAACCATAGATATTCAGGACGAGGAAGTAGACCTATTTGTAAAAGATGTAGAAACCGTTTACAAATCTCAATTAATCCGCGACATGGGATTTTCAAAGGAAATTCCAGAGCATGATTATATCGTGACAAAATTGATTTATAAGCGCATTCATTATTATTTGGAAACCGATCCTGACCGCGTTAGCAAAGTCAGACAGTACATGGATAATTACAAGCGATTATTGAATAAACTCAATTTGGAAGATCATATTATCCGGGGTAAACGAAGAAGATCTTCTGCTATTCTTAATTTCATTGGTCTATTTCTTTATTTTTTGATTGGATTTCCCTTGTTTGTTTTCGGCACCTTTAATAATTACATCCCCTATAAATTACCTTACCGGATTGCGATATGGTCGAAAGTGGAAGCTCAATATATTGGTGCAATTATGATGGTGAGCGGAACATTTGTTTTTCTTATTTTTTACCTGCTCCAGATTTATCTGGTTCAATGGTGGATTTCCGATTGGAGGGTAACTGCCGTGTACACATTGGTATTGCCATTAAGCGGATTGTTTGCCTATAATTACTGGAAAGCATTTACCCAACTGCGAAGAAAATGGCATTTCATTTCTTTATTTATGAAAAAGAAAGAACTGGTAAGTCAATTGATTACCATGCGTACGCAGATTATGGATGAACTGGAAAAGGGCAGGAAGGAATACGATAAAGCACATCCGGTAGCCCCAGTTCAATAA
- a CDS encoding BlaI/MecI/CopY family transcriptional regulator: protein MKKHKELTKAEEEVMLALWKIESGYIKDILEQFPNPKPAYNTISTIVRILETKGFIKHKAQGKTHQYFPAIKKEDYTRNYMQGIMKGYFGNSFKNLVSFFVSNGELSMGDVNDLLKDIKKERKEEKKEKKEKKKKKK from the coding sequence ATGAAAAAGCATAAGGAACTTACCAAAGCAGAAGAGGAAGTAATGCTTGCTCTCTGGAAAATTGAATCGGGTTATATTAAGGATATTCTGGAACAATTTCCTAATCCAAAACCTGCATATAATACTATTTCTACTATTGTCCGGATTCTGGAAACAAAAGGCTTTATCAAGCACAAGGCTCAGGGTAAAACCCACCAGTATTTTCCTGCGATAAAAAAAGAAGATTATACCCGCAATTACATGCAGGGAATTATGAAGGGTTATTTTGGTAATTCCTTTAAAAACCTGGTTTCATTTTTTGTTTCTAACGGGGAGTTGTCCATGGGAGATGTCAATGATCTTCTAAAGGATATTAAAAAAGAACGGAAAGAGGAAAAGAAAGAAAAGAAGGAAAAGAAGAAGAAGAAGAAGTAA
- a CDS encoding TonB family protein: MLIVGLEHVIPMATTEEMEYVVWLNPVEIGSEISHSLSFDFVQIYFIGLTVFSLIFLLRLARLFLEIRKALEVKPESQNLFVLPEAKGSFTFFGRIFLSLEDVSDEMVIQHENEHRKQRHSADLIIYEIYACLFWFNPLIWIGRVELKKVHEYLVDQQMCNQFSVADYKQRLLEKALYDGNNVFLKNTFNSNQLKNRFKMMNTKKNFIGRIKVFSVLFIAGFTMMSFTLNQNSLSIWENNLESFTEIAGQKEKVYDAPEKMAEFIGGMDGLMKYLQSNMVYPSSAKEKGIQGKVHVSFVVSSKGKVKDVKILRGVESSLDNEAMRVVSAMPSWTPAENEGKKVACRMVLPINFKLQD, translated from the coding sequence ATGTTAATTGTAGGATTGGAACATGTAATTCCTATGGCTACAACAGAAGAGATGGAGTATGTTGTTTGGCTTAATCCGGTAGAGATTGGTTCAGAAATAAGTCATTCACTTTCCTTTGATTTTGTGCAGATTTATTTCATTGGATTAACTGTTTTTTCGCTGATTTTTTTGTTGCGTTTAGCTCGATTATTTCTGGAAATCAGAAAGGCGCTGGAAGTAAAACCCGAATCACAAAATTTATTTGTCTTACCAGAAGCGAAAGGTAGTTTTACTTTTTTCGGTAGAATATTTTTATCGCTGGAGGATGTTAGCGATGAAATGGTTATTCAGCATGAAAACGAGCATAGAAAACAAAGACACAGCGCCGATTTAATTATCTACGAAATCTACGCCTGTTTATTTTGGTTTAATCCTCTGATTTGGATAGGCAGAGTCGAATTGAAAAAGGTGCACGAATATTTAGTGGATCAACAAATGTGCAATCAGTTTTCTGTGGCTGATTATAAACAGCGCCTTTTAGAAAAAGCATTGTATGATGGCAATAACGTTTTTTTAAAAAATACATTTAATTCAAATCAATTAAAAAACAGATTTAAAATGATGAACACGAAGAAAAATTTTATTGGACGGATTAAGGTTTTTTCTGTCCTTTTCATTGCAGGTTTTACCATGATGTCCTTTACGCTGAATCAAAATTCATTGAGCATCTGGGAAAATAATCTGGAATCATTCACTGAAATTGCAGGTCAAAAAGAAAAGGTGTACGACGCTCCTGAAAAGATGGCTGAATTTATCGGAGGAATGGATGGATTAATGAAATACCTGCAGTCCAACATGGTTTATCCTTCATCCGCAAAGGAAAAAGGGATACAGGGTAAAGTTCATGTTTCATTTGTGGTTAGTTCTAAAGGAAAAGTTAAGGATGTAAAAATTTTGCGTGGTGTAGAATCCAGTTTAGATAATGAGGCCATGCGGGTTGTATCTGCAATGCCAAGTTGGACACCCGCCGAAAATGAAGGGAAAAAAGTAGCCTGCCGGATGGTACTTCCCATCAATTTTAAGTTGCAGGATTAA
- a CDS encoding 2-oxoglutarate dehydrogenase E1 component, protein MDNYSYLSNAHPDAIEDLYNQYLKNPDSLEHGWKKFFEGFEFARTNFEDSGVLPENVTAEIKVMNLIHAYRQRGHLFTKTNPVRERRKYTPTLDIENFGLTEKDLDKVFQAGSQIGIGAATLRDIVAHLNQTYCGSIGVEYLYMRSPEVVEWLREKMEGSKNTPKYSVEEKKTILNKLNQAVVFENFLATKFVGQKRFSLEGGESLIPALDMLVESGSTLGIKDFVLGMAHRGRLNVLANILNKTYKDIFTEFEGRLSEDSLFDGDVKYHLGYSSDQLTNKGEKVHISLTPNPSHLETVDAVVEGITRAKMDNIHTGDENKVCPILIHGDAAVAGQGIVYEVIQMSQLDGYRVGGTLHLVVNNQVGFTTNYLDARSSTYCTDVAKVTLSPVFHVNGDDVEAVVFVAKLAMEFRQKFHRDVFIDILCYRKYGHNEGDEPRFTQPILYKAIQKHANPREIYVKKLIEEGSMSTDMAKDMEKKFKDLLESMLSEAKQTEKAKITSFLEGYWNGIKMAAPNAFDESPNTAIDKKTFLDIANKIVTLPSDKKFFNKIEKLFADRKAMIENDNYDWAMGELMAYASLMNEGHHVRFSGQDVERGTFSHRHAVVKVEDSEEEYTPLNAFGAKGELRIFNSHLSEYGVLGFEYGYAMASPNALTIWEAQFGDFFNGAQIIVDQYISSAEYKWRRMNGIVVLLPHGYEGQGPEHSSARMERFLQMCAENNMQIINATTPANQFHALRRQIKRDFRKPMICFTPKKLLRYPDCVSKLKDFTEGKFQEVIDDPSAKAASVKKLVLCSGKIYFELKERQAQLENNDVAFVRIEQLYPWPAKQLEAILSKYKSAKEICWVQEEAENMGAYNFVAKKMRDVKLTYIGRKESASPATGYAKLHHAQSEEIMDKVFGAVKTMDDAKSKKKESVK, encoded by the coding sequence ATGGATAATTATTCCTACCTGAGCAATGCGCACCCTGATGCGATTGAGGATTTGTACAATCAGTACCTGAAAAATCCGGATTCACTGGAACACGGATGGAAAAAATTCTTTGAAGGGTTTGAATTTGCAAGAACAAATTTTGAAGACTCTGGTGTGTTACCTGAGAATGTTACTGCAGAAATTAAAGTGATGAATTTAATTCACGCTTATCGTCAGCGTGGACATTTATTCACGAAAACAAATCCTGTACGTGAGCGTAGAAAATATACACCAACGCTTGATATTGAAAATTTTGGTTTAACTGAAAAAGATCTTGATAAAGTTTTTCAGGCCGGTTCACAAATAGGAATTGGTGCAGCCACATTGCGTGATATTGTTGCGCATTTAAATCAAACTTATTGCGGAAGTATAGGCGTGGAATATCTCTATATGCGTTCGCCGGAAGTAGTGGAATGGCTACGCGAAAAAATGGAAGGCTCCAAAAACACTCCAAAATATTCGGTAGAAGAGAAAAAAACAATTCTGAATAAATTAAATCAGGCTGTTGTTTTCGAAAATTTTCTTGCAACAAAATTTGTAGGACAAAAACGATTTTCACTTGAAGGTGGTGAATCCTTGATTCCTGCTTTGGATATGTTGGTGGAGTCGGGTTCTACATTGGGAATAAAGGATTTTGTGTTGGGGATGGCACACCGTGGTCGCTTAAATGTTTTGGCCAACATCTTAAATAAAACGTACAAGGATATTTTTACTGAATTCGAAGGAAGATTATCGGAAGATTCTTTGTTTGATGGTGATGTAAAATACCATTTGGGTTATTCTTCGGATCAACTGACAAACAAGGGAGAAAAAGTTCATATTTCTCTTACGCCTAATCCTTCTCACCTCGAAACAGTAGATGCTGTTGTTGAAGGAATCACCCGAGCTAAAATGGATAACATTCACACAGGTGATGAAAATAAAGTTTGTCCGATTCTGATTCACGGTGATGCAGCCGTTGCTGGTCAGGGTATCGTTTATGAAGTGATTCAGATGTCGCAGCTGGATGGTTATCGTGTTGGCGGTACACTTCACCTGGTGGTGAATAATCAGGTTGGTTTTACCACCAACTATCTTGATGCGCGTTCCTCTACCTATTGTACCGATGTTGCAAAAGTGACCCTCTCTCCGGTGTTTCACGTAAATGGTGATGATGTAGAAGCAGTGGTTTTTGTTGCAAAGCTCGCTATGGAGTTCCGTCAAAAATTCCATCGCGATGTGTTTATCGATATTCTCTGCTATAGAAAATACGGACATAACGAAGGTGATGAACCACGTTTTACTCAGCCGATTCTTTACAAGGCTATTCAGAAACATGCAAATCCACGCGAGATTTACGTTAAGAAATTGATTGAAGAAGGATCGATGTCGACCGATATGGCGAAGGACATGGAGAAGAAATTCAAGGATTTGCTCGAGTCGATGTTAAGTGAAGCAAAACAAACTGAGAAAGCAAAAATCACTTCATTCCTGGAAGGATATTGGAACGGAATAAAAATGGCCGCCCCCAATGCCTTTGATGAATCTCCCAATACAGCCATTGATAAGAAAACGTTCCTCGATATTGCCAATAAAATCGTTACGCTTCCATCAGATAAAAAATTCTTCAATAAGATTGAAAAATTATTTGCCGATCGTAAAGCAATGATTGAAAATGATAATTACGATTGGGCGATGGGTGAATTAATGGCTTATGCTTCGCTTATGAATGAAGGACATCATGTTCGTTTTAGCGGACAAGATGTTGAGCGCGGAACTTTTTCTCATCGTCACGCAGTGGTAAAAGTGGAAGATTCCGAAGAGGAATACACGCCCTTAAATGCATTCGGAGCAAAAGGTGAATTACGCATTTTCAACTCGCACTTAAGTGAATATGGTGTATTAGGATTTGAATATGGATATGCCATGGCATCTCCGAATGCATTAACCATTTGGGAAGCGCAATTCGGAGATTTCTTTAATGGAGCACAGATTATTGTTGACCAATACATTTCTTCGGCCGAATACAAATGGAGAAGAATGAATGGTATTGTGGTTCTCTTGCCACATGGTTATGAAGGACAAGGACCTGAGCACTCTTCTGCTCGTATGGAGCGTTTCCTACAGATGTGTGCCGAAAACAATATGCAAATTATTAACGCAACAACACCTGCAAATCAATTCCATGCTTTACGTCGACAGATAAAACGCGATTTCAGAAAGCCGATGATTTGCTTTACACCGAAGAAATTGCTTCGATATCCCGATTGCGTATCCAAATTGAAAGATTTCACCGAAGGAAAATTCCAGGAAGTCATTGATGATCCAAGTGCAAAAGCAGCTTCAGTGAAAAAACTTGTTCTGTGTTCCGGTAAAATTTATTTTGAATTGAAGGAACGTCAGGCACAACTGGAAAATAATGATGTCGCCTTTGTACGTATTGAACAACTTTATCCTTGGCCTGCAAAACAACTTGAAGCGATTTTATCGAAATATAAATCGGCTAAAGAAATTTGTTGGGTACAGGAAGAAGCTGAAAATATGGGCGCGTATAATTTTGTTGCGAAAAAAATGCGCGATGTGAAGCTGACTTATATCGGAAGAAAAGAAAGTGCCAGTCCTGCTACCGGTTACGCCAAACTTCATCATGCACAGAGTGAAGAAATCATGGATAAAGTTTTTGGTGCTGTAAAGACCATGGACGATGCCAAAAGCAAAAAGAAAGAATCAGTTAAATAA